The Terriglobia bacterium genome has a window encoding:
- a CDS encoding C39 family peptidase, which translates to MKPEAWAFSRIGIVIGIFLLLVLIDSCFGQTTLTLNVLSNTQEHSEWCWAASSKAVLDYYSHPQSQCSIANWAWNRSDCCGNEEFVWDHPCNKPIYTFGTPSVQAILSNWGVNSSASSSALSPDASVAEINAGRPFVIRWALKSCNLDCGHFVVGMGCDLDLSKALWISYQDPAPGIGYQKHLYSAVVDDVQHTWTHSLQITVPAGVLGDTYENPYIIPAGPFPVVMGGTTAGFNNDLAKAPSCLSGIDTCGPDVFFSFTAPASGDYIVWIQGNDWSWPAHTWVSAALGACGCASPQSSAQGPGVNYYPISAIAGTNYRIVLGGQGVQETGHCSAGTYTLEVGPCSDLHTPGGLAASAISSTSAKMNWDVARQPPGTNTALKRYLPGDTEGAIVFSGPDGGDFLDTGLTPGTTYSYRVAAAHSYCVPFPPLSNPVYVTLPSSYILTVAKAGTGTGAVTSNPHGIDCGAGCSSEFGSGTQVILSAQPVAGSNFVGWSGEGCSGTESCVVTMSQARTVTATFDLVQPNPTLTVTKSGLGIGTVTSNPSGVSCGSTCSASFPNGTQVRLTPTPQFGSTFGGWSGGGCSGTGQCVVGMSTDQSVQVIFNLIPQPQTGKIVYIKGGNVWIMNTDGTSQTQLTSGGGATIPRLANGVVVFQEGGQLRKTDAAGTSPSPILNTVGVLEYDLDPAGQRIVMTYNGMAGSNYRNFILYTMNLDGSGKVAINTTSNMHQFCLYWGRDGYIYLDQTIVGDPYKQKVFRIPEGGVDNPTLLVNYFSQYAAEGGLSGKVAFLYNQPAPKLGMINSDGSGQIDVANSPAGILGRIAYDYDQETIYFRYNNQIWRINPDGTGLRMLVSSLAGTDYDLDYGTVAKSSGIAAMTIPPPGSTLTSSTVTFAWSAGSGVSEYYLQVGTTPGGQERYSVSEGLNLSATVMGLPTDGSTVYVRLWSKIGGLWSYNDYTYVSCTGCTTTKAEMTTPTPEATLSSSMTTFWWNASLGSECYLQVGTTMGGQEIYSAGQGTNLSVQVPALPTDGSLVYARLWTNIGGVWLYNDYTYTACSGCTATKAVMTSPATGSTLNSSSVTFTWSNSLASQYYLQVGTVPGGQQIYSAGQGTNLSTQVTGLPIGGDNVYVRLWSELGGMWWYSDYSYLACSGCTPTQAAMTTPAPGSTLSSTMVTFTWGTSLASECYLQVGTTAGGQEIYSAGEGTNLSSQVMDLPNNGGAVYVRLWSKIGGAWLFNDYTYTACTGCTATKAAMVTPASGSTLSSRAVTFTWSAGLSVEYYLFVGTSAGGQEIYSAGQGTNLSVELSGIPNNGSTVRVRLWSRIGGAWLFNDYTYTACTGCQ; encoded by the coding sequence ATGAAACCTGAAGCGTGGGCGTTTTCACGTATCGGCATCGTCATAGGAATTTTCCTTTTACTTGTGCTTATTGATTCTTGTTTTGGCCAAACCACTCTAACTCTAAATGTTTTGAGCAATACTCAGGAACATAGCGAATGGTGTTGGGCTGCATCGAGCAAGGCAGTCCTCGACTATTACAGTCACCCCCAATCTCAATGTTCGATCGCAAACTGGGCATGGAATAGGAGCGATTGTTGTGGGAATGAGGAGTTCGTTTGGGATCATCCATGCAACAAGCCGATTTACACATTTGGCACGCCTAGTGTTCAGGCCATTTTGTCGAACTGGGGTGTCAACAGTAGTGCATCAAGTAGCGCACTTTCACCCGATGCCAGTGTTGCTGAGATCAATGCCGGGAGACCCTTTGTAATTAGGTGGGCACTAAAGAGCTGCAACTTAGATTGCGGTCACTTTGTGGTAGGGATGGGCTGTGATCTCGATCTGAGCAAGGCCCTTTGGATAAGCTACCAGGATCCCGCGCCAGGAATTGGATACCAGAAGCATTTATACTCTGCGGTTGTCGACGATGTCCAACACACATGGACACACAGTCTCCAAATCACTGTCCCCGCTGGAGTTTTAGGGGACACCTATGAAAATCCATATATCATCCCTGCTGGACCCTTTCCTGTGGTCATGGGGGGGACAACAGCAGGTTTTAACAATGACCTGGCAAAAGCTCCAAGTTGCCTAAGTGGCATTGACACTTGTGGTCCCGATGTTTTCTTCAGCTTTACGGCTCCCGCTTCGGGTGACTACATTGTCTGGATCCAAGGCAATGACTGGTCATGGCCCGCCCATACATGGGTGTCTGCCGCACTTGGAGCATGCGGCTGTGCGTCGCCTCAGTCGAGTGCCCAAGGCCCAGGGGTCAATTACTATCCGATCTCAGCGATTGCCGGTACAAATTACAGAATCGTCCTTGGCGGCCAGGGGGTCCAGGAAACTGGACACTGCAGCGCGGGGACATACACGCTAGAAGTGGGTCCTTGCTCTGATCTTCACACGCCAGGCGGTCTTGCAGCCTCGGCTATCAGTTCTACGTCAGCAAAGATGAATTGGGATGTGGCTCGACAACCCCCAGGAACTAATACGGCATTAAAGAGATACCTCCCTGGAGATACTGAGGGAGCGATAGTATTTTCCGGTCCCGACGGGGGAGACTTCCTCGATACGGGTCTTACCCCGGGGACGACTTACTCGTATCGAGTCGCTGCTGCCCATTCATACTGCGTTCCTTTTCCGCCGCTATCAAACCCCGTTTATGTGACACTCCCCTCTTCGTACATACTTACCGTGGCTAAGGCAGGCACGGGAACTGGAGCAGTGACGAGCAATCCTCATGGGATTGATTGTGGTGCGGGATGTTCCAGTGAATTTGGTTCAGGTACTCAGGTGATCCTATCCGCACAACCAGTGGCTGGTTCCAACTTTGTAGGATGGAGCGGCGAAGGCTGCAGCGGCACGGAGTCATGTGTCGTGACGATGTCACAAGCGCGCACCGTGACTGCGACGTTCGACTTGGTTCAGCCGAACCCGACGTTGACTGTGACCAAAAGTGGGCTGGGTATAGGCACGGTGACCAGCAATCCATCAGGAGTCAGTTGTGGATCGACCTGTTCAGCTTCGTTCCCCAATGGAACGCAAGTCAGGCTAACTCCGACCCCTCAATTTGGTTCGACTTTTGGTGGATGGAGCGGGGGTGGATGTTCAGGTACCGGACAATGTGTGGTCGGGATGAGCACTGACCAGAGCGTCCAGGTCATCTTTAATCTAATTCCCCAACCGCAGACCGGCAAGATCGTTTACATCAAAGGTGGAAATGTATGGATCATGAACACTGATGGCACCTCGCAGACACAATTGACAAGCGGAGGTGGCGCGACGATTCCCCGGCTTGCGAACGGGGTAGTTGTGTTCCAAGAAGGGGGCCAACTTCGTAAGACTGATGCTGCCGGAACCAGTCCGAGTCCTATTCTAAATACAGTGGGTGTCCTGGAGTACGACCTCGATCCCGCAGGTCAAAGAATAGTCATGACCTATAATGGCATGGCCGGCTCCAATTACAGAAACTTCATCCTGTACACGATGAACTTGGATGGCTCAGGAAAAGTAGCCATCAACACGACAAGCAACATGCATCAGTTCTGCCTTTACTGGGGCCGTGATGGATATATTTATCTGGACCAGACGATTGTTGGCGACCCTTACAAGCAAAAGGTCTTTCGTATTCCTGAGGGAGGAGTAGACAATCCGACCTTGCTGGTCAACTACTTTAGCCAGTACGCCGCTGAGGGTGGACTTTCTGGTAAGGTGGCATTTCTCTATAATCAACCCGCGCCCAAACTGGGGATGATAAATAGCGATGGATCAGGGCAGATTGATGTGGCGAACTCCCCAGCCGGTATTTTGGGTAGGATTGCCTACGATTATGATCAGGAGACCATCTATTTCCGCTATAACAACCAGATTTGGAGAATCAATCCCGATGGGACTGGTTTGCGGATGCTAGTTTCGAGTTTGGCTGGTACGGATTACGATCTCGATTACGGCACGGTTGCGAAGTCATCCGGCATAGCCGCCATGACAATTCCTCCGCCGGGATCGACGCTCACCTCCTCGACGGTGACCTTCGCATGGAGCGCGGGGTCAGGGGTCTCCGAGTACTACTTGCAGGTGGGCACCACGCCGGGAGGACAGGAGCGATACAGTGTGAGCGAAGGCCTGAACCTGTCGGCCACGGTGATGGGGCTGCCGACCGACGGCAGCACGGTGTACGTGCGGCTGTGGTCGAAGATTGGGGGGCTGTGGTCCTACAATGACTACACCTATGTGTCCTGCACGGGCTGCACCACCACCAAAGCGGAGATGACGACGCCCACGCCGGAAGCGACCTTGTCCTCCTCCATGACGACCTTCTGGTGGAACGCGAGTTTGGGGAGCGAGTGTTATCTGCAGGTGGGGACGACCATGGGCGGGCAGGAGATCTACAGTGCAGGGCAGGGGACGAATCTTTCGGTGCAAGTGCCAGCCCTGCCTACCGACGGGAGCCTGGTGTACGCGCGGCTGTGGACCAACATCGGAGGGGTGTGGTTGTACAACGATTACACTTACACGGCGTGCAGCGGCTGCACCGCGACCAAGGCGGTGATGACGAGCCCAGCGACAGGATCGACTCTGAACTCGTCGTCGGTGACCTTCACGTGGAGCAACAGTCTGGCCTCGCAGTACTACCTGCAGGTGGGGACAGTGCCGGGCGGGCAGCAGATTTACAGTGCGGGACAAGGGACTAACCTGTCGACCCAGGTGACGGGGCTGCCCATCGGCGGGGACAACGTGTATGTGCGACTATGGTCGGAGTTGGGGGGGATGTGGTGGTACAGCGACTACAGTTACTTGGCGTGCAGTGGGTGTACCCCGACGCAGGCAGCGATGACCACCCCCGCGCCGGGATCGACCTTAAGCTCCACGATGGTGACCTTCACGTGGGGCACGAGCCTGGCGTCGGAGTGCTACCTGCAGGTGGGAACCACAGCGGGAGGGCAGGAAATTTACAGTGCGGGGGAGGGAACGAACCTGTCTTCACAGGTGATGGATCTGCCAAATAACGGGGGTGCCGTGTATGTGCGGTTGTGGTCGAAGATCGGAGGAGCGTGGCTGTTCAACGACTACACTTACACGGCGTGCACGGGATGTACAGCCACGAAGGCCGCGATGGTGACGCCTGCCTCGGGGTCAACGTTGAGTTCGCGGGCGGTGACCTTCACATGGAGCGCGGGGCTGTCGGTGGAGTACTACTTGTTTGTGGGGACGTCGGCCGGCGGGCAGGAGATTTACAGCGCGGGGCAAGGGACGAACCTGTCGGTGGAATTGAGCGGGATACCGAATAACGGCAGCACAGTGCGTGTGCGGCTGTGGTCAAGGATCGGGGGAGCATGGCTGTTTAATGATTACACCTACACGGCCTGCACGGGATGTCAGTAA
- a CDS encoding four helix bundle protein: MENNKPKDLQERTFLFAKNVRDFVKLLPRTVCNLEDVRQLIRSSGSVAANFVEANESLSKKDFLMRIKICRKEAKESHLWLRLLEVESTGNCEKGRELLLGEARELVLILSSIISKNS, from the coding sequence ATGGAGAACAATAAACCCAAGGATCTTCAGGAAAGGACATTTCTGTTCGCTAAAAACGTCAGAGATTTCGTGAAGCTTCTGCCTCGGACGGTGTGCAATCTTGAGGACGTACGGCAATTAATCCGAAGCTCGGGTTCCGTCGCTGCGAATTTCGTTGAGGCGAATGAGTCTCTGAGTAAGAAGGATTTCTTGATGCGGATTAAAATATGCCGGAAGGAGGCCAAGGAAAGCCATCTCTGGCTCCGTTTGCTTGAGGTGGAATCCACAGGAAATTGCGAAAAGGGAAGGGAATTGCTCCTGGGAGAAGCAAGAGAACTTGTTCTGATCCTTTCTTCCATCATCTCCAAGAACAGTTAG
- a CDS encoding UbiD family decarboxylase, translated as MAYEDLRGFVEALEKAGELKRITAEVNCELEITEITDRISKAGGPALLFENVKGYSVPVLINALGSEGRILLGLEAKSYAEITERIEAFLDFKSPEGLIDKIKLVPQLMEMGSFFPKSVGSGSSKEVILKSDFDLNRFPILKCWPMDAGRFITFPLVFTHDPETGRRNCGVYRMQVFDGQTTGMHWQIHKHGAEHFRHAQRAAGTGPQQDKKETADVAGGKSRPSSRRLEVAVAIGSDPATMLAGVLPLPEGVDEMLISGFLRKKPVTLVRAETVNVEVPANAEIILEGYVDLNELRKEGPFGDHTGYYSLDDLYPVFHLTCITHRRNPIYATTIVGRPPMEDCHMGYAIERIFLPLMRKQFPEIIDYHMPFEGIFHNLMIVSIRKSYPGHARKVMNGIWSLPQAMFTKCIVVVDEDVAVRDPREVVWKALNHIDPERDIQFMLGPVDSLDHSSRLPNFGSKMGIDATTKWPGEGFTRPWPGEIKMDEETIRRVDEMVPLLGLSAWLKKKG; from the coding sequence TTGGCATACGAGGACCTGCGAGGGTTCGTTGAAGCATTGGAAAAAGCCGGCGAGTTGAAGCGCATTACGGCTGAGGTGAACTGCGAGCTGGAGATCACCGAAATCACCGACCGCATCTCTAAGGCCGGCGGCCCGGCTTTGCTGTTCGAGAACGTGAAAGGTTATTCCGTCCCGGTGTTGATCAATGCGCTCGGATCAGAAGGCCGCATCCTGCTCGGCCTTGAGGCGAAATCGTATGCAGAGATTACCGAACGCATTGAAGCCTTTCTCGACTTCAAATCCCCCGAGGGCCTCATCGATAAGATCAAGCTCGTCCCCCAGTTGATGGAAATGGGATCTTTCTTTCCCAAAAGCGTCGGCAGCGGATCCTCGAAAGAGGTCATTCTGAAATCGGATTTCGATCTCAACCGCTTTCCCATTCTGAAGTGCTGGCCGATGGACGCGGGACGCTTCATCACCTTTCCCCTGGTCTTTACCCACGACCCGGAGACGGGCCGGCGCAATTGCGGGGTCTACCGCATGCAGGTCTTCGATGGACAGACCACCGGCATGCACTGGCAGATCCACAAGCACGGGGCGGAGCATTTTCGCCATGCCCAGCGTGCCGCCGGGACGGGCCCGCAACAGGACAAGAAGGAAACAGCGGATGTTGCCGGAGGCAAGTCACGACCTTCAAGCCGGCGCCTGGAAGTGGCGGTCGCCATCGGCAGTGATCCCGCAACGATGCTGGCCGGGGTCCTCCCGCTTCCCGAAGGGGTCGACGAGATGCTGATCTCGGGTTTTCTCCGGAAGAAGCCGGTCACCCTGGTCCGAGCGGAAACGGTGAACGTGGAGGTCCCCGCCAATGCGGAGATCATTCTGGAAGGGTACGTGGACCTCAATGAGTTGCGGAAGGAAGGACCATTTGGTGACCATACCGGCTACTACTCGCTGGACGATCTTTATCCCGTCTTTCATTTGACCTGCATCACGCACCGCCGCAATCCCATTTACGCCACCACGATTGTCGGTCGCCCCCCCATGGAAGACTGCCACATGGGTTACGCGATCGAGCGCATCTTCCTGCCGCTGATGCGAAAGCAGTTTCCGGAAATCATCGATTACCACATGCCGTTTGAGGGGATTTTCCATAACCTGATGATTGTTTCCATTCGAAAATCCTATCCGGGTCACGCCCGGAAGGTGATGAACGGGATCTGGTCGTTGCCGCAGGCCATGTTTACCAAATGCATCGTGGTGGTCGATGAGGACGTAGCGGTGCGCGATCCCCGGGAGGTCGTGTGGAAGGCGCTGAATCACATCGACCCGGAGCGGGACATTCAATTTATGCTGGGTCCGGTGGACTCTCTGGACCATTCCTCGCGACTTCCCAACTTCGGCTCCAAGATGGGCATCGATGCCACCACCAAGTGGCCTGGTGAAGGGTTCACCCGCCCCTGGCCGGGGGAGATCAAGATGGATGAGGAAACCATCCGGCGCGTGGACGAGATGGTTCCCCTGCTGGGTCTCTCCGCGTGGCTCAAAAAGAAAGGCTGA
- a CDS encoding helix-turn-helix domain-containing protein, whose amino-acid sequence MNIREASQYLGISPDTLYKYVSSARIPAFKLGNRWRFKKTILDSWMERKSTFPIRSRSR is encoded by the coding sequence ATGAATATCCGCGAGGCCTCTCAATACCTGGGCATTTCACCTGACACACTGTACAAGTACGTGTCCTCAGCACGCATCCCGGCTTTCAAGCTCGGCAATCGCTGGCGCTTTAAGAAGACCATCCTCGATTCGTGGATGGAGCGAAAGAGTACCTTCCCCATCCGGTCGCGAAGCCGTTAA
- a CDS encoding pilus assembly protein PilM, whose product MFGLREKSVVGLDIGSSTVKVCELKKKGRSMAVVAGGFEPLPADTVVDGAIMDANSVAEAVNRLYQRLGIKNQRVATAVSGHSVICKKITVPQMTEEDLAESIHWEAEQHIPFDISDVNLDYQVLKSSSATALDVLLVAVKRDKIWNHTQALIQAGKSPAIVDFDAFALQNAYEVNYEPAPTLCVGLLNIGASVMNINIVKNGESLFTRDVSIGGNQYTDVFQKEMNLGFEEAEKVKRAKGPAPVDEKTRHTLIQSVSEVMLLEIHKTFDFFRASPTGEPIQRVYVSGGTARIEGLIEYLREKLGIPVEELDPFRKISLDESKVDAAKLRDISPAMAVVVGLALRSFD is encoded by the coding sequence ATGTTTGGACTGAGAGAAAAATCGGTTGTGGGGCTCGACATCGGCTCGAGCACGGTCAAGGTGTGCGAACTGAAGAAAAAGGGCCGCAGCATGGCGGTGGTGGCCGGGGGATTTGAACCCCTGCCCGCCGACACGGTGGTGGACGGTGCCATCATGGACGCCAACTCCGTGGCCGAAGCCGTGAACCGGCTCTATCAACGGCTGGGAATCAAAAACCAGCGGGTGGCGACGGCGGTGTCGGGGCATTCCGTGATCTGCAAGAAGATCACGGTGCCTCAGATGACCGAAGAGGATTTGGCCGAGTCGATTCACTGGGAGGCCGAGCAGCACATCCCCTTCGACATTTCCGACGTCAACCTCGACTACCAGGTCCTGAAGAGCTCCAGTGCCACGGCCCTGGATGTCCTGCTGGTGGCGGTCAAACGCGACAAGATCTGGAATCATACCCAGGCACTGATCCAGGCCGGGAAGAGCCCCGCCATCGTCGACTTTGATGCCTTCGCGCTTCAGAACGCCTATGAGGTCAATTACGAGCCGGCCCCGACGCTGTGTGTCGGCCTCCTCAACATCGGCGCCAGTGTGATGAACATCAACATCGTGAAGAACGGGGAGTCGCTGTTTACCCGGGACGTTTCCATCGGCGGAAACCAGTATACGGATGTGTTTCAGAAGGAGATGAACCTGGGCTTCGAGGAGGCAGAGAAGGTGAAGCGCGCCAAAGGGCCTGCCCCCGTCGACGAGAAGACCCGCCACACCCTGATTCAGTCGGTCTCGGAAGTCATGTTGCTCGAGATTCACAAGACGTTTGACTTTTTCCGGGCCTCCCCCACGGGCGAACCCATTCAGCGAGTGTATGTGTCGGGGGGCACGGCGCGCATTGAAGGCTTGATTGAATATCTCCGGGAGAAATTGGGAATCCCGGTGGAAGAACTGGACCCGTTTCGCAAGATTAGCCTCGACGAATCCAAAGTGGATGCGGCTAAATTGCGGGACATCTCACCGGCCATGGCCGTAGTCGTTGGCCTGGCCTTACGCAGCTTCGACTAA
- a CDS encoding PilN domain-containing protein, whose amino-acid sequence MIRINLLGERKKPLVTLKTPSGPPKSSFLILMLLLVFVAAAAYLYQRYSMLNRELTTVQGQVNDAKAQKEKKQKLLKEIEGFENRKKILEARIAVIDELKKNQLGPIQWLNALSEAVDQSQTVWLISVGQTEDHMTIDGLSTSLNGVANFVATLKRSSAFSNVSINETTQTNVSGMEGYSFSVTLDTKVRNLAAKS is encoded by the coding sequence ATGATACGCATCAATCTGCTCGGTGAACGCAAAAAACCGCTTGTTACTTTAAAGACGCCGTCCGGACCTCCCAAGTCGTCCTTCCTGATCCTGATGCTCCTCCTGGTCTTCGTCGCGGCGGCTGCCTACCTCTATCAGCGCTATTCGATGTTGAACCGTGAACTGACCACCGTTCAGGGTCAGGTCAACGACGCCAAGGCGCAGAAAGAGAAGAAGCAGAAACTGCTGAAGGAGATCGAAGGGTTTGAGAACAGGAAGAAGATCCTGGAGGCCCGGATCGCGGTCATTGACGAACTGAAGAAGAACCAGCTGGGGCCGATCCAGTGGCTCAATGCGCTCAGCGAGGCGGTCGATCAGAGCCAAACCGTGTGGCTGATCTCGGTCGGGCAGACGGAAGATCACATGACCATTGACGGGCTCTCGACCTCCCTCAACGGGGTGGCGAATTTTGTGGCGACCTTGAAACGATCGAGCGCTTTTTCCAACGTCTCCATCAACGAAACCACGCAGACCAACGTTTCGGGGATGGAGGGATACTCTTTTTCTGTCACTCTGGACACGAAAGTAAGAAATCTGGCAGCTAAATCGTAA
- a CDS encoding type 4a pilus biogenesis protein PilO has protein sequence MAFEKFTNIPWYLQLLILAVVAGLLVVGVEAVYFRDMSTKIDDQKSQLDSLKKDLEKLAGVEKRHSDFKATNARLEQQLAGLRTVLPNDRDTDVLIKQFQEIASRSNVRLLHLLAKPVTKRETSSPQEAPAKKGEAPQPRLYNEISFTLELSGSYAGMGMFFDRIGHLPRIVNVSDLAIATATNPGKVHLKTAPAKGTTDTIVASCTATAYFTSEE, from the coding sequence ATGGCCTTCGAAAAATTCACCAACATACCCTGGTATTTACAACTCCTGATCCTTGCCGTCGTCGCCGGCCTTCTGGTGGTTGGCGTCGAGGCGGTCTATTTTCGGGACATGTCCACGAAAATCGATGATCAAAAAAGTCAGCTCGACAGCCTGAAGAAGGATCTGGAGAAGCTGGCGGGGGTCGAAAAGCGCCACAGTGATTTCAAGGCGACGAATGCTCGCCTGGAACAACAGCTGGCGGGGTTGCGTACGGTCCTTCCCAATGACCGTGACACCGATGTCCTGATCAAGCAATTCCAGGAGATTGCGTCGCGGAGCAACGTTCGATTGTTGCATTTGCTGGCCAAACCGGTGACCAAGCGTGAGACCTCCTCTCCTCAGGAGGCCCCGGCCAAGAAGGGCGAAGCCCCGCAACCCCGGCTCTACAATGAGATTTCCTTTACGCTGGAGCTGTCGGGCAGCTATGCCGGCATGGGCATGTTCTTCGACCGCATCGGGCATTTGCCGAGGATCGTGAATGTCAGCGATCTCGCGATCGCCACCGCGACCAATCCCGGGAAGGTCCACTTGAAGACGGCGCCTGCGAAGGGGACGACGGACACCATTGTGGCCTCATGCACCGCCACCGCTTACTTTACCTCGGAAGAGTAG
- the pilQ gene encoding type IV pilus secretin PilQ: protein MRAQHGHTKFFITLLVGFVIGFILMTMPAWSGEVSTRPPSVTPSNSARPLVVQGVNVRPEGGKLIIDVQTNGTPTYKSFELENPQRVVVDVANAVLETEQHHFPVDQANIRSVRLAQFSSTAPQTVRAVITFKSKVPYVFSRDGNAIRMVVDKGDKATEPAPKSTSPVTVAKAEKPSTPPPGARAEKSSTKPERKSGPIASTGTPGAVKTESGPLVASLKPSEVALPKASAPAKVIDPPAASKAPVEKQKTGDKPATGASNPAATKRTDAVETTPAREYVQAVPTNEPSKKTVETPTGNPAPATALVKTPSDNVPVSVAAVQPPSPVQPPQKMAAPQQAPVPLRPAPQAASTGPIGSAPNASDIISLDLRDVDIRDFFRLIHEVSGLNVILDPSVRGTLTIALKDVPWEQALKIVLLNNQLTSKLEGNVLRIVTIKGAEEENVAERKMKESQVAMQQVQVEPKRIYTRTPNYMKAEDLKKVFEQLLGKGTDLVYTDKDTNTVLVRTTQTRMDDLDAVMGKMDIKKQQVEIEARVVTANRSFLRDLGVQLGLQAFSIGANGLPRNIFTGAPVTRLDSPNVRQPRPPISTSPPATTLGQPVIGPLPFNINLGAAAPTSSLGYVFNGANALIDSFITASESKGLAKLLSKPRIITRNHEEGEVKQGTKIPIQTVVNNTVSTIYTDAVLDLTVTPHITEEGTIFLDVKVTRDTPDFNQSVGGIPTIQTQFLQTKVLLTDGGTVVVGGVLVDDNEYSIRQVPGLGNLPIIGNAFRNKSVTQSTQELLFFLTPKIVQ from the coding sequence ATGAGGGCGCAGCACGGTCATACAAAATTCTTCATTACTTTGCTGGTGGGGTTCGTGATTGGCTTCATTCTGATGACGATGCCGGCCTGGTCCGGAGAGGTCAGTACACGCCCACCTTCCGTCACACCATCGAATTCCGCCCGGCCCCTCGTCGTGCAAGGCGTGAACGTTCGCCCCGAGGGCGGAAAACTCATTATCGACGTGCAGACCAACGGCACGCCTACCTACAAGAGCTTTGAGTTGGAGAACCCGCAGCGGGTCGTCGTGGATGTGGCGAATGCGGTCCTGGAAACGGAACAACATCATTTCCCTGTTGACCAGGCCAACATTCGATCCGTCCGACTGGCCCAATTCTCCAGCACCGCTCCGCAGACGGTTCGCGCGGTCATCACCTTTAAGAGCAAGGTGCCGTACGTCTTTTCGCGCGACGGCAATGCGATCCGGATGGTCGTGGACAAGGGCGACAAAGCCACGGAACCCGCGCCCAAGTCGACCTCTCCGGTCACGGTGGCGAAGGCCGAGAAGCCTTCAACCCCGCCGCCTGGAGCCCGCGCGGAGAAGTCCTCAACAAAGCCGGAGCGCAAGTCGGGGCCGATTGCCTCCACTGGAACTCCGGGTGCGGTGAAGACTGAGTCAGGCCCTCTGGTTGCCTCGTTGAAGCCCTCGGAGGTGGCGCTCCCCAAGGCCTCGGCTCCTGCAAAAGTGATAGACCCGCCCGCGGCAAGCAAGGCACCGGTGGAGAAGCAGAAGACTGGCGACAAACCAGCCACCGGGGCGAGTAATCCGGCCGCTACCAAGCGGACGGATGCTGTGGAAACCACGCCGGCAAGGGAGTATGTTCAGGCGGTGCCGACGAACGAACCGAGCAAGAAGACTGTTGAGACTCCGACCGGCAACCCCGCTCCAGCGACTGCGTTGGTCAAGACTCCCAGCGACAATGTGCCCGTGAGCGTGGCCGCTGTACAACCACCGTCGCCCGTCCAGCCCCCTCAGAAGATGGCGGCCCCCCAACAGGCTCCCGTACCCCTACGGCCGGCACCTCAAGCCGCCTCGACGGGTCCCATTGGCAGCGCCCCCAACGCCAGTGACATCATCTCGCTCGACCTTCGCGACGTGGACATTCGCGATTTCTTCCGGTTAATCCACGAGGTGAGCGGTTTGAACGTCATCCTTGACCCCAGTGTGCGTGGGACGCTGACGATTGCCCTGAAAGACGTCCCCTGGGAACAGGCGCTGAAGATTGTCCTCCTGAATAACCAGCTGACCTCCAAGCTGGAAGGGAATGTTCTCCGCATTGTGACCATCAAGGGGGCTGAGGAAGAGAATGTCGCTGAACGCAAAATGAAAGAATCACAAGTGGCGATGCAGCAGGTCCAGGTGGAGCCCAAGAGGATATATACCCGGACTCCAAACTACATGAAGGCAGAGGATCTGAAAAAGGTGTTCGAGCAGTTGTTGGGGAAAGGGACCGATCTCGTTTACACCGACAAAGACACCAACACGGTTCTTGTGCGGACAACCCAAACGCGGATGGATGATCTCGATGCCGTCATGGGGAAAATGGATATCAAGAAACAACAGGTGGAAATCGAGGCCCGCGTTGTGACGGCCAACCGCAGTTTCCTGCGCGACCTGGGAGTCCAACTGGGGCTCCAGGCGTTCTCCATCGGCGCTAATGGATTACCTAGGAATATCTTTACAGGTGCACCCGTCACGAGGCTTGATAGTCCCAATGTCCGGCAGCCGCGGCCGCCGATTTCTACCTCGCCCCCTGCGACCACGCTGGGCCAGCCGGTCATCGGGCCGCTTCCCTTTAATATCAACCTTGGGGCCGCAGCGCCCACCAGTTCCCTAGGTTACGTTTTTAACGGGGCGAATGCTTTGATCGATTCCTTCATCACAGCGTCTGAATCCAAAGGTCTCGCGAAGCTTCTGTCGAAACCGAGGATCATCACCCGGAACCACGAAGAGGGTGAGGTGAAGCAGGGCACGAAGATCCCGATCCAGACGGTCGTCAATAACACCGTCAGCACCATCTACACGGATGCCGTGCTCGATCTGACCGTGACGCCGCATATTACGGAAGAGGGAACCATCTTCCTGGACGTCAAAGTGACCCGCGACACCCCGGACTTCAACCAGTCCGTTGGCGGCATTCCCACGATTCAAACCCAATTCCTCCAGACCAAGGTTCTTCTCACGGATGGAGGGACGGTCGTGGTAGGAGGGGTGCTGGTGGACGACAATGAATACAGTATTCGGCAAGTCCCGGGCCTGGGGAATCTTCCCATCATCGGGAATGCCTTCAGGAACAAGTCGGTGACCCAATCCACCCAGGAATTGCTCTTCTTCCTGACTCCAAAGATCGTTCAATAG